The Leifsonia williamsii genome includes a region encoding these proteins:
- a CDS encoding MarR family winged helix-turn-helix transcriptional regulator codes for MSSEIHGSAHYWYGQERAERTPGIEVLEAMRAYGAAEAALRRRSEGVLRMSENDISAMRYLLRAQENGRTVGPKELAEYLGIQSSSVTALLDRLERGGHIRREASPFDRRALIVVPVVPEDQLQRAILGDVREEVVRVAESLDADDARVVVAFLDRLRDAVDHIDGGDTAPATEHRGAGKRGS; via the coding sequence ATGTCGTCCGAGATCCACGGGTCGGCGCACTACTGGTACGGCCAGGAGCGCGCCGAGCGCACCCCCGGCATCGAGGTGCTGGAGGCGATGCGCGCCTACGGTGCTGCCGAGGCCGCGCTGCGCCGCCGCTCCGAAGGCGTGCTGCGCATGAGCGAGAACGACATCTCGGCCATGCGCTACCTGCTGCGCGCCCAGGAGAACGGCCGTACGGTCGGGCCCAAGGAGCTCGCGGAGTATCTCGGCATCCAGAGCTCGTCGGTCACCGCGCTGCTCGACCGGCTCGAGCGCGGCGGGCACATCCGCCGGGAGGCGAGCCCGTTCGACCGCCGCGCGTTGATCGTCGTGCCGGTCGTGCCGGAGGATCAGCTGCAGCGGGCCATCCTCGGCGACGTCCGCGAGGAGGTCGTGCGGGTGGCGGAGTCGCTCGACGCGGACGACGCGCGCGTCGTCGTCGCCTTCCTCGACCGGCTGCGCGATGCCGTGGATCACATCGACGGCGGCGACACTGCGCCCGCGACCGAGCACCGTGGCGCCGGCAAGCGCGGCTCCTAG
- a CDS encoding serine/threonine-protein kinase, giving the protein MPERELPALLGRYRPQNLIGRGGEASIFRAVDEILGREVAIKLYRSGGEEEMAQYRTEQMALARLSHHGIVSLIDAGIDYSAPRDPRPFLIMELVSGTDLATALDERELSTEEIAEIAYDISEALEYVHANGVVHRDIKPSNIMLVTYGTTTFRARARLTDFGIAIGLPASQAHQEEGKTTGTAAYLSPEQASRQPATEASDIYSLGLVLLECFTRQVAYPGHDAVASALARLSVDPPVPDDLPGAWTGLLRAMTARDPAARPTAEQLTPLFREAVIDAAGLSARR; this is encoded by the coding sequence ATGCCCGAGCGCGAGCTCCCGGCTCTGCTCGGCCGCTACCGTCCGCAGAACCTGATCGGGCGCGGCGGCGAGGCGAGCATCTTCCGGGCCGTCGACGAGATCCTCGGCCGCGAGGTCGCGATCAAGCTGTACCGGTCGGGCGGCGAGGAGGAGATGGCTCAGTACCGCACCGAGCAGATGGCGCTCGCGCGGCTGAGCCACCACGGCATCGTCTCGCTGATCGACGCGGGCATCGACTACTCGGCGCCGCGCGACCCGCGGCCCTTCCTCATCATGGAGCTGGTCTCTGGCACCGACCTCGCCACCGCTCTGGACGAGCGGGAGCTGTCGACGGAGGAGATCGCGGAGATCGCCTACGACATCTCCGAGGCGCTGGAGTACGTGCACGCGAACGGCGTCGTCCACCGCGACATCAAGCCGTCGAACATCATGCTGGTGACCTACGGCACGACGACCTTCCGCGCCCGGGCCCGGCTCACCGACTTCGGCATCGCGATCGGCCTCCCCGCGTCGCAGGCGCACCAGGAGGAGGGCAAGACGACCGGAACCGCCGCCTACCTGAGCCCCGAGCAGGCGTCGCGTCAGCCGGCGACCGAGGCGAGCGACATCTACTCGCTCGGCCTGGTGCTGCTGGAGTGCTTCACCCGCCAGGTGGCCTACCCCGGCCACGACGCCGTCGCGTCGGCACTGGCACGGCTCAGCGTCGACCCGCCCGTGCCCGACGACCTGCCCGGCGCGTGGACGGGTCTGCTGCGCGCCATGACCGCCCGCGACCCCGCCGCCCGGCCCACCGCCGAGCAATTGACGCCGCTGTTCCGGGAGGCCGTGATCGACGCCGCGGGGCTGTCGGCGCGCAGGTGA
- a CDS encoding CsbD family protein — MGLDDKIENAGEKFGGEAKESAGKATGNERLEAEGKGDQMKADLKQAGEKVKDAFKRD; from the coding sequence ATGGGGCTCGACGACAAGATCGAGAACGCCGGCGAGAAGTTCGGCGGAGAGGCCAAGGAGTCGGCGGGCAAGGCCACCGGCAACGAGCGACTCGAGGCCGAGGGCAAGGGCGACCAGATGAAGGCCGACCTGAAGCAGGCGGGCGAGAAGGTGAAGGACGCCTTCAAGCGCGACTGA
- a CDS encoding MarR family winged helix-turn-helix transcriptional regulator — protein MNPGPAWYDSAAPHTVDLLQALRSYRAAEQAMRRRTRDSMRMGENDLRALRFLLSRQADGEPATPADIGALLGLKSSSVTVMLDRLTVSGHVTRRPHPADRRSVVVVATPGADEEVRHTLHAMHDRMLSAAAALSPDERRMIVDFLGRMSETVDAIDTARD, from the coding sequence GTGAATCCCGGCCCCGCCTGGTACGACAGCGCGGCACCCCACACCGTCGACCTGCTGCAAGCCCTGCGCAGTTACCGCGCCGCCGAGCAGGCCATGCGACGGCGTACGCGCGACTCGATGCGGATGGGCGAGAACGACCTCCGCGCGCTCCGCTTCCTGCTCAGCCGGCAGGCCGATGGCGAGCCGGCGACGCCCGCCGACATCGGCGCCCTGCTGGGCCTCAAGTCGTCGTCGGTGACGGTGATGCTCGACCGGCTGACGGTCTCCGGGCACGTGACCAGGCGGCCGCATCCCGCCGACCGGCGCAGCGTCGTCGTCGTCGCGACGCCTGGGGCGGACGAAGAGGTGCGGCACACCCTCCACGCGATGCACGACCGGATGCTGAGCGCGGCCGCCGCGCTGTCGCCGGACGAGCGCCGCATGATCGTGGACTTCCTCGGCCGGATGTCGGAGACGGTCGACGCGATCGACACGGCCCGCGACTGA
- the glgX gene encoding glycogen debranching protein GlgX: protein MSRDGSFAYPLGVTLVEGGANVAVYSERADRVTVSLFREDGTEERTDLTNRTGHVFHGIVQGMNPGDRYGLRVDGPWAPEAGLRFAPAKVLLEPHTQAVTGAFDMTQAVFGHQLDKPKKRDETDGAGHVALGVVTDNRAFDWGDHERPSIPLSESIIYEVHLKGFTKLMEKVPEDLRGTYAGLANDAAIEYLTGLGVTAVELLPVHQFLQDSHLLEKGLRNYWGYNSIGFFAPHNEYAATGDRGQVDEFKGMVKALHKAGIEVILDVVYNHTAEGNDKGPTLSFKGIDNPSYYRLVEEDPAHYFDTTGTGNSVNVSHPAALQLIMDSLRYWVTEMHVDGFRFDLATTLTRQGGDASLHSAFLTLCQQDPVLSTVKLIAEPWDVAGYQLGGFPADWSEWNGKFRDDVRDFWRGTEGMLATLSQRVLGSPDIYEESRRAPLSSVNFITAHDGFTLADLTSYEQKHNEANGEDNNDGESDNRSRNYGVEGPTDDPEILATRTRQRKNMLATVLLSAGVPMILGGDEIARTQQGNNNAYCQDNEISWFDWQHADWELRDFTEKLIRLRRAEPALRPEWYRHAPEVGGPDVVCILRADAEPFADEDWDDPEARSIAFQLMHEGADSFLLMLNAAANGVEFTLPEPPGGHWELELSSDPDLGLNDGESVIVGETSFALLRSRAG, encoded by the coding sequence GTGAGCAGGGACGGCTCGTTCGCGTATCCGCTCGGCGTCACGCTCGTCGAGGGCGGCGCGAACGTCGCCGTTTACAGCGAGCGCGCCGACCGGGTGACCGTCAGCCTGTTCCGCGAGGACGGCACGGAGGAGCGCACCGACCTCACGAACCGCACCGGTCACGTGTTCCACGGCATCGTGCAGGGCATGAACCCGGGCGACCGCTACGGCCTCCGCGTCGACGGGCCCTGGGCGCCGGAGGCCGGGCTCCGGTTCGCGCCGGCGAAGGTCCTGCTCGAGCCGCACACGCAGGCCGTCACCGGCGCCTTCGACATGACGCAGGCCGTTTTCGGGCACCAGCTCGACAAGCCGAAGAAGCGCGACGAGACCGACGGCGCCGGCCACGTGGCGCTCGGCGTCGTCACCGACAACCGCGCGTTCGACTGGGGCGACCACGAGCGCCCGAGCATCCCGCTGTCGGAGTCGATCATCTACGAGGTGCACCTCAAGGGCTTCACCAAGCTGATGGAGAAGGTGCCGGAGGACCTCCGCGGCACCTACGCCGGCCTCGCCAACGACGCCGCCATCGAGTACCTCACCGGCCTCGGCGTGACCGCGGTCGAGCTGCTGCCGGTGCACCAGTTCCTGCAGGACTCGCACCTGCTCGAGAAGGGCCTCCGCAACTACTGGGGCTACAACTCCATCGGCTTCTTCGCCCCGCACAACGAGTACGCGGCGACCGGCGACCGCGGCCAGGTCGACGAGTTCAAGGGGATGGTGAAGGCGCTGCACAAGGCCGGTATCGAGGTCATCCTCGACGTCGTCTACAACCACACGGCCGAGGGCAACGACAAGGGCCCGACCCTCAGCTTCAAGGGCATCGACAACCCCTCCTACTACCGGCTGGTGGAGGAGGACCCGGCGCACTACTTCGACACCACCGGCACGGGCAACAGCGTCAACGTGAGCCACCCCGCCGCGCTGCAACTGATCATGGACTCGCTGCGCTACTGGGTGACCGAGATGCACGTCGACGGCTTCCGCTTCGACCTCGCCACCACGCTCACCCGGCAGGGCGGCGACGCCAGCCTCCACAGCGCCTTCCTCACGCTGTGCCAGCAGGACCCGGTGCTCTCGACGGTGAAGCTGATCGCTGAGCCGTGGGATGTCGCCGGCTACCAGCTGGGCGGCTTCCCGGCCGACTGGTCGGAGTGGAACGGCAAGTTCCGCGACGACGTGCGCGACTTCTGGCGGGGCACGGAGGGCATGCTCGCGACGCTCTCGCAGCGCGTGCTGGGCAGCCCCGACATCTACGAGGAGTCGCGCCGCGCGCCGCTCTCGAGCGTCAACTTCATCACCGCGCACGACGGCTTCACCCTCGCCGACCTCACCAGCTACGAGCAGAAGCACAACGAGGCCAACGGCGAGGACAACAACGACGGCGAATCGGACAACCGGTCGCGCAACTACGGCGTCGAGGGCCCGACCGACGACCCGGAGATCCTCGCCACGCGCACCCGGCAGCGCAAGAACATGCTCGCCACCGTGCTGCTCTCGGCCGGCGTGCCGATGATCCTCGGCGGCGACGAGATCGCCCGCACCCAGCAGGGCAACAACAACGCCTACTGCCAGGACAACGAGATCTCGTGGTTCGACTGGCAGCACGCCGACTGGGAGCTGCGCGACTTCACCGAGAAGCTCATCCGCCTCCGCCGCGCCGAGCCCGCCCTGCGCCCCGAGTGGTACCGGCATGCGCCCGAGGTGGGCGGCCCCGACGTGGTCTGCATCCTCCGCGCCGACGCCGAGCCGTTCGCCGACGAGGACTGGGACGACCCGGAGGCGCGCTCGATCGCCTTCCAGCTGATGCACGAGGGCGCCGACTCGTTCCTGCTCATGCTCAACGCGGCGGCGAACGGGGTGGAGTTCACCCTGCCTGAGCCTCCCGGCGGCCACTGGGAGCTGGAGCTCTCGAGCGACCCCGACCTCGGGCTCAACGACGGGGAGAGCGTGATCGTCGGCGAGACCTCCTTCGCGCTCCTCCGCTCGCGGGCCGGCTGA
- the treZ gene encoding malto-oligosyltrehalose trehalohydrolase — protein sequence MPSAGGPLGPDRTFPVWAPHATAVDVVVDGHGTHPLSPVRDAPEGHQGWWSLPAPFDAGPDPVDYGFVVDGDGPHSDPRSLRQPEGVHGLTREFDPRAHAWSDGGWSGRDLTGAVIYELHIGTFTPEGTLDSAIDRLDHLVELGVDAVEVLPVNAFNGTHNWGYDGVLWYAVQETYGGPEAYQRFVDACHARGLAVVQDVVYNHLGPSGNYLPLYGPYLGSASSTWGASLNLDGPHSDVVRGYILDNARYWLEDMHVDGLRLDAVHALHDSSAEHILEALARQADELASALGRPLTLIAESDLNDPKLIRTRERNGYGLHAQWDDDVHHSIHANLTGEVTGYYADFGAPEALVKVLERGFFHDGTYSSFRERHHGRPLDADFPHTRLVAFSQDHDQIGNRAAGDRLTATLDQGGLAAAAALTLLGPFTPMLFMGEEWGATTPWQFFTSHPEPELGKATAEGRVKEFEKMGWDPDVVPDPQDPETFLRSKLDWSEPSRPEHAELLQWYRDLIALRRTIPALTPATEVGVAEGVLAFTRGDVRVEVALSGRGLGEPAPATEVTAAFADAVRVTRV from the coding sequence GTGCCGAGCGCCGGCGGTCCGCTCGGACCCGACCGCACCTTCCCGGTGTGGGCGCCGCACGCCACGGCGGTCGATGTCGTGGTCGACGGTCACGGCACCCACCCGCTGAGCCCCGTGCGCGACGCGCCGGAGGGGCACCAGGGCTGGTGGAGCCTCCCCGCTCCGTTCGACGCCGGCCCCGACCCGGTCGACTACGGCTTCGTGGTCGACGGCGACGGCCCGCACTCCGACCCGCGCTCGCTGCGCCAGCCCGAGGGCGTGCACGGCCTGACCCGCGAGTTCGACCCGCGCGCCCATGCCTGGAGCGACGGAGGCTGGAGCGGCCGCGACCTCACCGGCGCGGTGATCTACGAGCTGCACATCGGCACCTTCACCCCGGAGGGCACCCTCGACTCCGCCATCGACCGGCTCGACCACCTGGTGGAGCTGGGTGTCGACGCCGTGGAGGTGCTGCCCGTCAACGCCTTCAACGGCACTCACAACTGGGGCTACGACGGCGTGCTCTGGTACGCCGTGCAAGAGACCTACGGCGGCCCGGAGGCGTACCAGCGGTTCGTCGACGCGTGCCACGCGCGCGGCCTCGCGGTCGTGCAGGACGTCGTCTACAACCACCTCGGCCCGAGCGGCAACTACCTGCCGCTGTACGGCCCGTACCTCGGCAGCGCGTCGAGCACCTGGGGCGCGTCCCTCAACCTCGACGGGCCGCACTCCGACGTCGTGCGCGGGTACATCCTCGACAACGCGCGCTACTGGCTGGAGGACATGCACGTCGACGGGCTGCGGCTGGATGCCGTGCACGCCCTCCACGACTCCTCCGCCGAGCACATCCTGGAGGCGCTGGCCCGCCAGGCGGACGAGCTCGCGTCGGCGCTGGGCCGTCCGCTCACGCTCATCGCCGAGAGCGACCTCAACGACCCGAAGCTGATCCGCACCCGCGAGCGCAACGGCTACGGCCTCCACGCGCAGTGGGACGACGACGTGCACCACTCGATCCACGCCAACCTGACGGGCGAGGTCACCGGCTACTACGCCGACTTCGGCGCGCCGGAGGCCCTGGTGAAGGTGCTCGAGCGCGGGTTCTTCCACGACGGCACCTACTCGAGCTTCCGGGAGCGCCACCACGGTCGCCCGCTGGACGCCGACTTCCCCCACACCCGCCTCGTCGCGTTCAGCCAGGACCACGACCAGATCGGCAACCGCGCCGCCGGCGACCGCCTCACCGCGACGCTCGACCAGGGCGGACTCGCGGCCGCCGCCGCACTCACCCTCCTCGGCCCGTTCACGCCGATGCTGTTCATGGGCGAGGAGTGGGGCGCGACGACGCCGTGGCAGTTCTTCACCTCCCACCCGGAGCCGGAGCTGGGGAAGGCGACCGCCGAGGGCCGCGTGAAGGAGTTCGAGAAGATGGGCTGGGACCCGGACGTGGTGCCCGACCCGCAGGACCCCGAGACCTTCCTCCGCTCGAAGCTCGACTGGTCGGAGCCCTCCCGCCCGGAGCACGCCGAGCTGCTGCAGTGGTACCGCGACCTGATCGCGCTCCGCCGCACGATCCCGGCGCTCACACCGGCGACAGAGGTCGGAGTGGCGGAGGGCGTGCTCGCCTTCACCCGCGGCGACGTGCGCGTCGAGGTCGCCCTGAGCGGCCGAGGCCTGGGCGAGCCCGCGCCCGCCACGGAGGTCACGGCGGCGTTCGCGGACGCGGTGCGGGTCACCCGCGTCTGA
- a CDS encoding helix-turn-helix domain-containing protein codes for MLKKVAVPVIDEFAMFEFGVVCEVFGLDRSYANLEPFDFRVCSLHPGEPVDNARGVQLIAPYGLEAMEDADLICVPAATIRDEYPEELLEALRRADARGAILLSVCSGAFVLGAAGLLDGRECTTHWRYANALQRRFPAAQVDPDVLFVDDGTVITSAGTSAGIDACLHLVRRELGSAVANTIARNMVVPPQRDGGQRQYIERPVSDCSDETFSELIDYLSGNLHESHSVAALARRTHMSTRSFSRRFVAETGVPPMQWLTTQRILHARLLLETTSLPIDEVARQCGFGSATLLRHHFDAEVGVPPTRYRASFARTPEATAAV; via the coding sequence ATGTTGAAGAAGGTCGCGGTGCCCGTCATCGACGAGTTCGCCATGTTCGAGTTCGGCGTCGTCTGCGAGGTCTTCGGGCTGGACCGCAGCTACGCGAACCTCGAGCCGTTCGACTTCCGCGTCTGCTCCCTCCACCCCGGCGAGCCCGTCGACAACGCGCGCGGTGTCCAGCTCATCGCGCCGTACGGGCTGGAGGCGATGGAGGACGCCGACCTGATCTGCGTGCCGGCCGCGACGATCCGCGACGAGTACCCCGAGGAGCTGCTGGAGGCGCTGCGCCGCGCCGACGCCCGCGGCGCCATCCTGCTCAGCGTCTGCTCCGGCGCGTTCGTGCTCGGCGCCGCCGGCCTGCTCGACGGCCGGGAGTGCACGACGCACTGGCGCTACGCGAACGCCCTGCAGCGCCGCTTCCCCGCGGCGCAGGTGGACCCGGACGTGCTGTTCGTCGACGACGGCACCGTGATCACGAGCGCCGGCACCTCGGCGGGCATCGACGCGTGCCTGCACCTCGTCCGCCGCGAGCTCGGCAGCGCGGTCGCCAACACCATCGCGCGCAACATGGTCGTCCCGCCGCAGCGCGACGGCGGGCAGCGGCAGTACATCGAGCGCCCGGTCTCCGACTGCTCCGACGAGACGTTCAGCGAGCTCATCGACTACCTCAGCGGCAACCTCCACGAGAGCCACTCGGTGGCCGCGCTCGCCCGCCGCACCCACATGTCGACCCGCAGCTTCTCGCGCCGCTTCGTCGCCGAGACGGGCGTGCCGCCCATGCAGTGGCTGACGACCCAGCGCATCCTGCACGCCCGGCTCCTGCTCGAGACCACGTCGCTGCCGATCGACGAGGTGGCCAGGCAGTGCGGCTTCGGCAGCGCGACGCTGCTGCGGCACCACTTCGACGCGGAGGTCGGGGTGCCGCCGACCCGCTACCGCGCGTCCTTCGCGCGCACCCCGGAGGCGACCGCCGCGGTGTGA
- the treY gene encoding malto-oligosyltrehalose synthase, whose amino-acid sequence MSSPYPADRIPASTYRLQISADFTLRDAAQVLDHVQRLGADWVYLSPLLQAEPGSNHGYDVVDHSRVDEERGGPEALREFSDAAHERGMRVLVDIVPNHAGVATPRLNAWWWDVLTHGQESAYEPYFDIDWAFGGGRLRLPILGDGPDEEDALRVEDGELRYYDHRLPIAPGTEGGTPREVHARQHYELVSWRRADAELNYRRFFAVNTLAGLRVEDDRVFDDTHREIGRWIREGLVDGLRVDHPDGLRDPGRYLERLAELAEGRPIWVEKIIEGDERMPDWPVAGTTGYDALGLVDRVLVDPAGEEPLTALAREHDDRGENQDWAELVHRRKRAAADGILRSEVLRVVRELRLDAEGAGADPSAAERAADAVAELAAWFPVYRSYLPFGVEYLEAARDAAAASRPDIADTIRDVAARLAEGAGPDAPSERFQQTTGAIMAKGVEDNAFYRWTRLVALTEVGGEPDLFALSVDDFHRHQLDRLERLPQSLTTLTTHDTKRSEDTRARILVLAEMPERFERFLASVHERVPLGDGSLESLLWQSILGAWPASRERLQDYALKAAREAGASTGWTDPDEEFEKRMAALVDAAFDDERVRAEVEAMSALIDGPGASNGLAAKLVQLTMPGVPDVYQGSERWERSLVDPDNRRPVEWEVAAGLLAHIDEGWRPGIDSSGAAKVLVTSRALRLRRDRPELFGGYTPLAADGDRAGHLLAFDRGGAVTLVTRLPHGLAAAGGWGDTTIDLGETPMRDELTGRELRGRVPLATVFDTYPVALLAVTR is encoded by the coding sequence GTGAGCAGCCCGTATCCCGCCGACCGCATCCCGGCCAGCACCTACCGCCTTCAGATCTCCGCCGACTTCACCCTCCGCGACGCCGCCCAGGTGCTCGACCATGTGCAGCGCCTCGGCGCCGACTGGGTCTACCTGTCGCCGCTGCTGCAGGCGGAGCCCGGTTCGAATCACGGCTACGACGTCGTGGACCACTCCCGGGTCGACGAGGAGCGCGGCGGTCCGGAGGCGCTGCGCGAGTTCTCCGACGCGGCGCACGAACGCGGCATGCGCGTCCTCGTCGACATCGTGCCCAACCACGCCGGCGTCGCCACTCCACGCCTCAACGCGTGGTGGTGGGACGTGCTCACTCACGGGCAGGAATCGGCGTACGAGCCGTACTTCGACATCGACTGGGCGTTCGGCGGCGGGAGGCTGCGTCTCCCGATCCTCGGCGACGGCCCGGATGAGGAGGATGCGCTGCGCGTCGAGGACGGCGAGCTGCGCTACTACGATCACCGCCTCCCGATCGCCCCCGGCACCGAGGGCGGCACCCCGCGCGAGGTGCACGCCCGGCAGCACTACGAGCTGGTCTCGTGGCGCAGGGCCGACGCGGAGCTGAACTACCGGCGGTTCTTCGCGGTCAACACGCTCGCCGGACTCCGCGTCGAGGACGACCGCGTCTTCGACGACACCCACCGCGAGATCGGCCGCTGGATCCGCGAGGGACTGGTCGACGGCCTCCGCGTCGACCACCCGGACGGCCTGCGCGACCCCGGCCGCTACCTCGAACGCCTGGCGGAGCTCGCCGAGGGCCGCCCGATCTGGGTCGAGAAGATCATCGAGGGCGACGAGCGGATGCCCGACTGGCCGGTCGCCGGCACCACCGGCTACGACGCCCTCGGCCTGGTCGACCGGGTCCTGGTCGACCCCGCCGGCGAGGAGCCGCTGACCGCGCTCGCCCGCGAGCACGACGACCGCGGCGAGAACCAGGACTGGGCCGAGCTCGTGCACCGGCGCAAGCGCGCGGCGGCCGACGGCATCCTCCGGTCGGAGGTGTTGCGGGTCGTCCGTGAGCTGCGGCTCGACGCCGAGGGCGCAGGCGCCGACCCGTCCGCCGCCGAGCGGGCCGCCGACGCGGTCGCCGAGCTGGCCGCCTGGTTCCCCGTGTACCGTAGCTACCTGCCGTTCGGCGTGGAGTACCTGGAGGCCGCCCGCGATGCCGCCGCGGCCTCCCGCCCCGACATCGCCGACACGATCCGCGACGTCGCCGCACGCCTCGCCGAGGGCGCCGGCCCGGACGCGCCCTCCGAGCGCTTCCAGCAGACGACCGGCGCGATCATGGCGAAGGGCGTCGAGGACAACGCCTTCTACCGCTGGACGCGGCTGGTCGCACTCACCGAGGTCGGCGGCGAGCCCGACCTGTTCGCCCTCTCGGTGGACGACTTCCACCGCCACCAGCTCGACCGGCTGGAGCGCCTCCCCCAGTCGCTGACGACGCTCACCACCCACGACACCAAGCGCAGCGAGGACACCCGCGCGCGCATCCTCGTGCTCGCAGAAATGCCGGAGCGGTTCGAACGGTTCCTGGCCTCCGTGCACGAGCGGGTCCCCCTGGGGGACGGGTCGCTGGAGTCGCTGCTCTGGCAGTCGATCCTCGGCGCCTGGCCCGCCTCCCGCGAGCGCCTCCAGGACTACGCGCTCAAGGCGGCCCGCGAGGCGGGCGCCTCCACCGGCTGGACCGACCCCGACGAGGAGTTCGAGAAGCGCATGGCCGCGCTGGTCGATGCCGCCTTCGACGACGAGCGGGTGCGGGCGGAGGTCGAGGCCATGTCCGCCCTCATCGACGGCCCCGGCGCGAGCAACGGCCTGGCCGCGAAGCTCGTGCAGCTGACCATGCCCGGTGTGCCCGACGTGTACCAGGGCTCCGAGCGCTGGGAGCGTTCGCTGGTCGACCCGGACAACCGTCGACCCGTCGAGTGGGAGGTGGCCGCCGGCCTCCTCGCGCACATCGACGAGGGCTGGCGACCCGGGATCGACTCGTCGGGCGCCGCGAAGGTGCTCGTCACCTCCCGCGCCCTGCGGCTGCGTCGCGACCGCCCCGAGCTGTTCGGCGGGTACACGCCGCTCGCTGCCGACGGCGACCGCGCCGGCCACCTGCTGGCCTTCGACCGCGGCGGCGCCGTGACCCTGGTCACGCGACTACCGCACGGCCTCGCCGCCGCCGGCGGTTGGGGCGACACCACCATCGACCTCGGGGAGACGCCGATGCGCGACGAGCTGACCGGACGGGAGCTGCGCGGCCGGGTGCCGCTCGCCACCGTCTTCGACACCTACCCCGTCGCCCTGCTGGCGGTGACCCGATGA
- a CDS encoding HAD-IA family hydrolase: MDISASGFLFDMDGTLVDSTPVVEAVWTAFGERHGVDAADILAYSHGRQAMDTIVRFLPDASAEERLAIAQGLVAEELTRTDGIVQIGGAVALLEELEALGAPVAVVTSAPRELAVARLEAAGLRVPDVLVSAEDVERGKPDPQGYLLAAERLGVAIGDCVIFEDAEAGVAAAVASGARVFVVGDLATAGTEGLERLPDYVGVRAALR; this comes from the coding sequence GTGGACATCAGCGCATCCGGCTTCCTCTTCGACATGGACGGCACGCTCGTCGACTCGACGCCCGTCGTGGAGGCGGTGTGGACCGCGTTCGGCGAGCGGCACGGCGTCGACGCGGCCGACATCCTGGCGTACTCGCACGGACGGCAGGCGATGGACACGATCGTGCGCTTCCTGCCCGACGCCTCCGCCGAGGAGCGGCTCGCCATCGCGCAGGGGCTCGTCGCCGAGGAGCTGACCCGCACCGACGGCATCGTCCAGATCGGCGGCGCCGTCGCCCTGCTGGAGGAGCTGGAGGCGCTGGGCGCGCCGGTCGCGGTCGTCACGAGCGCGCCGCGCGAGCTCGCGGTGGCACGCCTTGAGGCGGCGGGACTGCGCGTGCCCGACGTGCTGGTCAGCGCGGAGGACGTCGAGCGCGGCAAGCCCGACCCGCAGGGCTACCTGCTCGCCGCCGAGCGACTGGGCGTCGCGATCGGCGACTGCGTGATCTTCGAGGACGCCGAGGCGGGGGTGGCGGCCGCCGTCGCCTCGGGCGCGCGCGTGTTCGTCGTGGGCGACCTCGCGACCGCGGGCACCGAGGGCCTGGAGCGGCTGCCCGACTACGTCGGCGTGCGCGCAGCCCTGCGCTAG
- a CDS encoding IclR family transcriptional regulator, producing MTAAAPTPDSGPPLQTLSRGIRMLEVLADAGEPLTIAETAARLGLHRSIVYRLLRTLEEHGLVVRDAAGAIQLGPRMATLARSVSHDLQSAALPQLTAVANELSMTAFLAVLDRHDVVTLVSVEPARAHATVAQKPGTRHPLASGAPGIAIQSALTEAQWSALPEEHPRQEAAETRARGYATSHDEVIPGLASVAVPLALPRQPVAALAVVYVANGRDPESIGARLLAAASAVAASLR from the coding sequence GTGACCGCCGCCGCTCCCACCCCCGACTCCGGCCCGCCGCTGCAGACGCTCTCGCGCGGCATCCGGATGCTGGAGGTGCTGGCCGACGCGGGCGAGCCGCTCACCATCGCCGAGACCGCGGCCCGGCTCGGGCTGCACCGGTCAATCGTTTACCGGCTGCTGCGGACGCTGGAGGAGCACGGGCTCGTCGTGCGGGACGCCGCCGGCGCGATCCAGCTCGGCCCGCGGATGGCGACGCTGGCGCGCTCGGTGTCGCACGACCTCCAGTCCGCCGCGCTGCCGCAGCTCACCGCTGTCGCCAACGAGCTGTCGATGACGGCGTTCCTCGCGGTCCTCGACCGGCACGACGTCGTCACGCTGGTCTCGGTCGAGCCGGCGCGCGCGCACGCGACCGTGGCCCAGAAGCCGGGCACGCGGCATCCGCTCGCGTCGGGCGCGCCGGGCATCGCCATCCAGTCAGCGCTCACCGAGGCGCAGTGGAGCGCGCTTCCCGAGGAGCATCCGCGGCAGGAGGCTGCAGAGACCCGGGCCCGCGGATACGCGACCAGCCACGACGAGGTGATCCCCGGCCTCGCGTCGGTCGCCGTGCCGCTCGCCCTGCCGCGGCAGCCGGTGGCGGCGCTCGCCGTGGTCTACGTGGCGAACGGCCGCGACCCCGAGTCGATCGGCGCCCGCCTGCTCGCCGCCGCCTCCGCGGTAGCCGCCTCCCTCCGCTGA